Below is a window of Micromonospora chersina DNA.
GCACCCGGCGGCCGGCCGGATGAGTCCCCGGGCCGCGATCGTCACCACCCCGCTGCCGCTGCATCCGGGCGCGGCGGAGTGGTACCGCGCCACCAAACCCTGACGCGGGGTCAGCGCCGCCCGGCCTCGGAGCCGACCCGCGCGACCGGGCCGTCAACGGGCGCCGCGGCCGGTCCGTCCGGCTCGGCGGGCTCGTCGTCGGGGGCCGGGAACCACACCTCGGCGACCAGCCCCCGGGGCTCGCCCTGGCGCATGGTGAGCCGACCGTCGGAGGCGTCGACGAGCACCGCGACGATGGTCAGCCCGAGCCCGGCGCCGTCGACGTTCTGCACGTCGGGGGCTCGCCAGAACCGCTCGGTGGCCTGGTCGAGCTGGCTGGCCGTCATGCCGGGGCCGGTGTCCCGCACCTCCAGGGCGGTCCCGCCGTCGGCCCGCCGTACGGTCACCGTCACCGCTCCCCCGGCGCCGCTGAACTTGACCGCGTTGTCGATCAGCGCGTCGAGCGCCTGGTCGATGGCGGTCGGCACGGTCCGGGCGTACGCGGGCGCCCCGGTCGTGTCGAGCGCGAGGGTGACCGACCGGTGCCGGGCCAGCGGCAGCCAGGCCGCCACCCGGGAGGCGGCGATGCCGGCGGCATCGACGGTGACCCGCTGGTTCTCCTCCCGCTCGGCGCGGGCCAGGGTGAGCAGCGCGTCGAGCACGGTGGCCAGCCGGTCGGTCTCCTCCAACGCCAGCCGGTGCTCGGCCCGGCCGTCGGGGTCGGTCAGGCTCGGTCCCAGCTCCTCCACCCGCAGCCGCAACGCGGTCAGCGGGTTGCGCAGCTGGTGGCTGGCGTGCGCGACGAACGCCCGCTGCCGGTCCATCACGTCGGAGACCGCGTCGGCCATGTCGTTGAAGCTGGTCGCCAGGCGGCGCAGCTCGGGCGGGCCGAGCCGGGGGCGGACCCGGGCCCGCCGGTGCCCCTCGGCGATCTCGTGGGTGACCGCGTCCAGCTCGGTGACCGGGCGCAGCACCCAGCCGGCCAGCCCGAACGCCGTGGAGACGCAGGCCAGCACCGCGAGCAGGCCGATCCCGGCCAGCAGCAGCCACCAGGCGGTGACGGTGCGGCGCACCTTTGCCGCCGGGGTCGTGGTGATCACGGCGCCGAGCACCTCGCCGCCGTCGTTGATCGGGACCGCCACCACGAGCGGCCCGTCCACCCACGGCCAGACCGACTCCGGCCCGCTGAACTGCTGTCCGGAGAGCGCGGTGTCCAGGGCCGGGTCGGTGCCCGCGCCGAACTCCCAGCGGGCCGAGGCGGCCACGGTGCGGCGGTCCCGGTCCACCACGGCGGCGCCGACGCCGTAGAGGTCGTCGTAGGCGGCCAGTTCCCCGTCGAGCGGGCCGGGGGTGCCGCCGCGCAGCGCCGGGCCGGCCAGCGAGGCGAACCGGGTGGCGTCGGCGAGCCGGTCGGCGCGGACCCGGTCGGTCTCCCGGGTGGCCAGGGTGGCGGCGAGGGGGGTCTCCAGGGCGAGCAGCACCAGCACCATCAGCAGCAGATAGCTGATCACCAGCCGGCGGCGCACCGGGGCCTCCTCACTCGCCGCGGAGCCGGTAGCCGACCCCGCGGACGGTCTCGACGAGCGTCGGGTCGCCGAGCTTGCCGCGCAGCGAGCCGACGTGCACCTCGACGGTGTGCCGGTCGGCCCAGGTGGTGCCCCAGACGTCGAGCAGGATCCGGTCCCGGGGCACGGCCACCCCGGGCTGGCGGGCCAGGGAGAGCAGGATGTCGAACTCCTTGCGGGTGAGCGCCACCGGCCGGCCCGCCACCGTGACGGTCCGGCCGCCCACGTCGATGCGGACGGCCCCCGCCTCGATGTGGTGGCGTTCCGGCACGGTGTGCGCGGCGCGGCGCAGCACCGCCTCGATCCGCGCCTGGAGCTCCACCATCGAGAACGGCTTGACCACGTAGTCGTCGGCGCCCAGCCGCAGCCCGAGCACCCGGTCGCGTTCCTCGCCCCGGGCGGTCACCGCGATGATGCCGAGCTGGCTGCTGCGCCGGCGCAGCTCCCGGCACAGGTCGGTGCCGTCGCCGTCGGGCAGGGTCAGGTCGAGCAGCACCAGGTCGCACGGCGCGGCGGAGAGCGCGGCCCCGACGGTGGCGGCGTGCTCGACCTCGTATCCGCGCCGGGTCAGCGCGGACGACAGGGCGGCGGCCACCCGCCGATCGTCCTCGACCAGGAGGATCCGCACCCGTGTCTCCATCCGCTCGACGTGCTGCCCTGGGAATGGTGGCAGACACGGCCCGGCAAGGGGAGACCCCGGGCGCACCGTGCGAACCGGGCACGCCGCCGGTGAGCTGAGGTTCCGCCTGGTGTTCGCGGCTGCTGCCACACCGGAGTCCCCGGTCACCGACCCCGCCGGCGCCCCTGCCGCCGTCAGATGCCGAAGACCTCGTCCGCGGTGGCGTCCCGGACCCCGTCGGTGAAGCCGCGGAAGCCCGGGTCGGCGTGGCTGGCCGGCACGCTCGTCACGTTCTCGCCGGTGGCCTCGGTGACGGCGTCGACAAGCGGCGGGAAGTCGATCTCGGCGTCGTTGAAGGAGTCGTCGTCGGCCTGCCCGAGGTTGATCACCTGCTGGACGTCCTCGGTCGGGGTGTCCGGGGGTCACCGGCCCAGTCGGTGCCGGCCCGGTAGCACTCGTCGTAGACGCCCCGCTGGCCGTCGGTCCAGTCGCCGTCGTAACCCTGCATGCCCACCCCTCCGCGGCCGCCGCACCCCGAGCATGCGGGCTCGGGGCGGCAACCGGAGGCGTACACCGGAACCGGCCCACGGCGGGCGGTCGCCGGTCTCTAGGCTGCGATGGTGATCTACAAGATTCTGGCCACCAGC
It encodes the following:
- a CDS encoding response regulator transcription factor; its protein translation is METRVRILLVEDDRRVAAALSSALTRRGYEVEHAATVGAALSAAPCDLVLLDLTLPDGDGTDLCRELRRRSSQLGIIAVTARGEERDRVLGLRLGADDYVVKPFSMVELQARIEAVLRRAAHTVPERHHIEAGAVRIDVGGRTVTVAGRPVALTRKEFDILLSLARQPGVAVPRDRILLDVWGTTWADRHTVEVHVGSLRGKLGDPTLVETVRGVGYRLRGE
- a CDS encoding sensor histidine kinase, yielding MRRRLVISYLLLMVLVLLALETPLAATLATRETDRVRADRLADATRFASLAGPALRGGTPGPLDGELAAYDDLYGVGAAVVDRDRRTVAASARWEFGAGTDPALDTALSGQQFSGPESVWPWVDGPLVVAVPINDGGEVLGAVITTTPAAKVRRTVTAWWLLLAGIGLLAVLACVSTAFGLAGWVLRPVTELDAVTHEIAEGHRRARVRPRLGPPELRRLATSFNDMADAVSDVMDRQRAFVAHASHQLRNPLTALRLRVEELGPSLTDPDGRAEHRLALEETDRLATVLDALLTLARAEREENQRVTVDAAGIAASRVAAWLPLARHRSVTLALDTTGAPAYARTVPTAIDQALDALIDNAVKFSGAGGAVTVTVRRADGGTALEVRDTGPGMTASQLDQATERFWRAPDVQNVDGAGLGLTIVAVLVDASDGRLTMRQGEPRGLVAEVWFPAPDDEPAEPDGPAAAPVDGPVARVGSEAGRR